Genomic window (Candidatus Abyssobacteria bacterium SURF_5):
AGGTCGGCTCCATCCGTCTCGATGTAGTGACGGACGGCTCATTCATTGAAAAGGACAGGAAAGTGAAGGTTGTCCAAGTCGAGGGTAACCGTGTCGTAGTTCGGGAAGCGCATCCCATGAGTTCAGAGACAGGAGGATGATTGAATGAACACCATCGGGCTGATTCTTATTCTATTCATCATAGCCATTATTGTCGCCTTTGTCGCCGTGCTCGGCCGTTATTTCGGGCTCTGGCTTCGGGCGGCGCTTTCGGACGCGCACGTCAGCTTTACGAATCTGATCGGCATGAGTCTTCGAAATGTGAATCCGAGCACCATTGTCAACAGCCGGATCATGGCGGTGAAGGCGGGAATTCACATAAGCACGAATGATCTTGAGGCCCATTATCTTGCACATGGAAATGTTGTGCGCGTAGTGCAGGCGCTGATTGCCGCCAACAAGGCGAATATCCCGCTGATCTTTGCGCGGGCGGCCGCGATCGACTTGGCGGGGCGCGACGTTCTTGACGCAGTGCAGACGAGCGTGAACCCGAAGGTGATCGATGCGCCGGACCCGCGAAAAGGGAAGGAAACAGTTGACGCCGTCGCCATGGACGGCATTCAGTTGAAGGCGAAGGCGAGGGTGACGGTACGGGCGAATCTGGAGCGACTGGTCGGAGGCGCCACCGAGGAGACCATCATAGCGCGCGTGGGTGAAGGAATCGTAACCACTATCGGCTCGGCCGAAACCCACAAGAGAGTGCTGGAGAATCCCGACATGATCTCGCGCCAGGTTCTTGCCAAGGGGTTGGATGCCGGCACCGCTTTCGAAATTCTCTCGATAGATATCGCCGACATCGATGTTGGTGAGAATATTGGGGCTCAACTCCAGGCGAAGCAGGCCGAAGCGGACAAGCAAATCGCCCAGGCAAAGGCAGAGGAGCGCCGGGCGATGGCGGTCGCGCGCGAGCAGGAGATGCAAGCGCAAGTGGTCGAGATGCGGGCGAAAGTGGTCGAGGCCGAGGCCGAGGTGCCACGCGCCATCTCCGACGCGTTCCGATCCGGCAATTTAGGAATCATGGACTACTACCGGCTTCGCAACATACAATCGGATACTGCAATGAGGCAGTCGATTTCGGATATGGACAAAGATACTGCGAAGGGTGGCAATTAATCATGGAAGTATGGGGTGTCCTCCTATTCCTCTGGATCGCGTGGAAAGTAATAGGCTCGATTATGGAGGAGGTGCAAAACCGCAAGCGGGAACAACAACCGCCTGAAGTCTCGGACCGGCCAGTGCGGCCGACTCCGGTACGGCGTCCCGCCTCCCCCACGGGTCCGGTCCAGCGGCCTTCGCGGAGGGAATCTTCTTCCGTTGAGTCTGTCCAGAATGAACTGGAACGCCTGTTGAGAGAAGCAAGGGAGCGGAAGCGACAGCCACAACCGCCGTCGCGGCCGCCGGTTCGGCTGCCGGAGCGCGAACACGTGCGGGTGCAAAGCAGGTCGGCGGAGGTTGTGAAGATGCCGCCTCCCCCGCCGCCGCAGCCGCGACGGGCGGTCAGGCCTCTTCCTGTCGAGCCGCCGTATGCGGTGCAGCCGTATCGTGTTGAACGCGAGCGGGTGGCCCGGCCGGAGAGGCCGGTTCGGGTCGAGCCGGATCAGCCGTCTCCCAAGCCGAGAAGAAGAACGGATGTGCGCCGGATGACGAAACGAGTCGCTTCCAAATCTGTTTTGGGGCAGCCGAGCCTGGCGGAAATCAGGAAGGGCATTATCCTCTCCGAGATTCTGGGGACTCCGAAAGGACTGGAGGGCCTCGACTCGCCTCGAATCTAGCGCTTAATCATGGGGCGTTCTTCTTG
Coding sequences:
- a CDS encoding UPF0365 family protein, encoding MNTIGLILILFIIAIIVAFVAVLGRYFGLWLRAALSDAHVSFTNLIGMSLRNVNPSTIVNSRIMAVKAGIHISTNDLEAHYLAHGNVVRVVQALIAANKANIPLIFARAAAIDLAGRDVLDAVQTSVNPKVIDAPDPRKGKETVDAVAMDGIQLKAKARVTVRANLERLVGGATEETIIARVGEGIVTTIGSAETHKRVLENPDMISRQVLAKGLDAGTAFEILSIDIADIDVGENIGAQLQAKQAEADKQIAQAKAEERRAMAVAREQEMQAQVVEMRAKVVEAEAEVPRAISDAFRSGNLGIMDYYRLRNIQSDTAMRQSISDMDKDTAKGGN